GAGGCCGGACCGCCCGCTTCCCGGTCACGGGGCCCGAGGGCGGCGGGGGCGATCGCCGCGGCCGTCGTGCTCCACGCGCTCGCCGCGCGCGGCTCGCTCGGGATCAAGCCGCTCGGTCTCATCGACACGGACATCTCGCCGCACCTGTTCGTGAACCAGATGACCCTGAACGGGCCGTACGCGCTGAAGCAGGCGATCCGGCTCAGGTGGCGCGAGAGCCGGCGGCGGGACCTCGTCTCCGACCTCGGCTACCGCGGCGAGGAGCCCCGCGCTTTCTCCGATTACCTCGGCAGGAAGGTGCCGCTCGACCGGCCCGACGCCTGGCGGGACGCGCTGACCTCGAGGACGCCGCGGAACCCGCGGCTCGAGGCGCACCCGCCCCACGTGGTCCTGGTGGTCATGGAGAGCTTCGGGAGCTTCCTGATCCGGTACCAGTCCTCCTCGTTCGACATCCTCGGCGCGATGGCGGGGCACCTCGACGACGGCATCCTGTTCCCGCACTTCCTGCCCGGCGACAACGGGACCATCGGGAGCCTCTCGTGCCTCGTCGCGAACGTGCCGGCGCGCCCGGGAACGCCGTATTTCGTCGACTCGAGGGACCTCGGCGTCGCGTTCGCGACCGGGGCGGGCCTGCCGTTCCGCGAGGCCGGCTACGACACGACGTTCGTCTACGGAGGGCGCACGAGCTGGCGCTACCTCGACCGCTTCGTGGGGGCGCAGGGGTTCGACCACGTCGAGGGGAGCCGCGAGATCCGCGCGGCGGTCGCACCCGGCGCCCGCGGCATCGAGACCTACTGGGGGGTGTACGACGAGTACCTGTTCAGGTACCTGTCGGCCAAGCTCGCCTCCGCGACCCGCCCCCAGTTCATCGTCGCGCTCACCACGACCAACCACCCGCCCTATGACGTCCCGCCGGACGCGGCCACGGTGGCGCTCGCGGTCCCGGAGGAGATCCGGAAACGAAGGGTGGGGAACCCCGACCTCATGATGGCGAGGTTCCGGAGCTACCGGTACGCGTGCGACCACCTGGGCCACTGGCTCTCCGAGGTCGAGGCGGCGCCCTGGGGGGCCTCGACGATCGTCGCCGTGACCGGGGACCACAACGTCGGCGGGCTCGTCACGTTCTCCGAGCGGGAGCTCCTGGACTGGCGGGGTGTGCCGCTGTTCCTCCACATACCGCCCGGGTACCTGCCCGACCCCCCGATCGACCGGACCGTCTTCGGGTCGCACTCGGACGTGATGCCGACCCTCTACCATCTCGCGCTCTCCGGCCGTCCCTACGTCGCCGTCGGCGCGGACCTCCTCGACGCGTCGCGCCCGCACGTCGCGATGAACGCGTCGGGGCTCGCGTTGTCCGCCGAAGGGGGCGTGCTCTCCGACGCCTCGGGGACCCGCGGGTTCCGGTGGTCGGAAGCCGCGCGGGACCGGCTCGAGCCCGCCCCGATGGACGGGAGGATCGAGGCCATCGAGCGATTCCACCGGGCCGCCGAGGTCGTGGCGGAGTACGTCATCCGTGCCCACGAGACGGCGGGCGCCGGGAAGCCCCACCCACCCCCGCCCTGAGGGCTCCGACGCGGCTCCTCGGCGCGCTCGGCGCCGGCGATCAAAAGGCCATTCGGGCTCCCTTTGGGTTCCTCCGCCTGGAGAGGCGGTTTCGAAGCTGCTAAACTGAGGCAACCGGAAGGCGAGAGCCGCCGCAGTCGTTCATCGAAGCGCTCTCCGAAACAAGAAAGGGACCTTCATGAAGAACAAGGGGTTCAATGCGTTCGAGATGGCCCAGACGCAATTCGACAAGGTCGCGGACCTCCTGAGGCTCGACACGGGCACGCGCGACCTGCTCCGGTACCCCCTTCGCGAGTACCACTTCGCGATCCCGGTCCGCATGGATGACGGCACGATCAAGGTGTTCCGCGGATTCCGGGTTCAGCACAACGACGCGCGCGGACCGGCCAAGGGCGGGATTCGATTCCATCCCCAGGAGACGATCGACACGGTGCGGGCCCTCGCGATGTGGATGACCTGGAAGTGCTCGGTGGTGGACATACCGCTGGGCGGCGGCAAGGGGGGCGTCATCTGCGATCCGCACAACCTGAGCCAGCGGGAGCAGGAACAGATCTGCCGCGGCTGGGTCCGGCAAGTCGCCCGCGACGTCGGGCCGTTCCGGGACGTTCCTGCGCCCGACGTCATGACGTCCGGCCAGCACATGCTCTGGATGCTCGACGAGTTCGAGACGATCCACGGTGGGAAGTACCCCGGGTTCATCACCGGGAAGCCCGTGGGGCTCGGGGGCTCCCTCGGCCGCACGGAAGCCACGGGGTACGGCGTCGTGTTCGCCGTCCGCGAGGCGCTCAAGGAGCTGGGAGTCCATCCGAAGGACACCATCGCGAGCGTCCAGGGGTTCGGCAACGTGGCGCAGTACGCCATCCAGCTCTACCACCAGATGGGCGGGAAGGTGATCTGCGTGTCGTGCTGGGACCAAGGTGATCAGAAGTCCTACTCGTTCCGGAAGAGGGACGGGGTCGATCTCGACACACTCCTCGGGATCACCGACCGGTTCGGCGGGATCGACAAGGCGAAGGCGCGGGCCCTCGGATACGAGGTGCTCCCGGGCGAAGCCTGGCTCGACCAGGAAGTCGACATCCTCATGCCGAACGCCATCGAGAACCAGATCACCGGGGAGAACGTCAACTCGATCCACAAGCGGGTGAAGCTGATCGCCGAGGGGGCGAACGGTCCCACTACCCCTGAGGCCGACGCGGTGATCAAGGAACGCGGGATCTTCATGATTCCCGATTTCCTCGCCAACGCCGGCGGCGTGACCTGCAGCTACTTCGAGCAGGTGCAGTGCAACATGAACTACTTCTGGGAGAAGGATGAGGTCCTCGGGAAGCTCGACGTCAAGATGACCTCGGCCTACGTGGTCGTCAGCGAGCTGGCCCGGAAGCAGAGGATGTACATGCGCGACGCGGCCTACGTCACCTCCGTGAGCCGCGTGGCGCAGGCCTGCCGCGAGCGCGGCTGGGTCTGACCCGGAGCGGGTGCGGGACCCGCGACGGCACCCATTCCCCGCGTGCCGTCGCGGGATCCGGCGCCATCGCGCCCGACGCGCAACGGCACCGGGCGCTGGGTTATCATCCGGGCCTCAGCACCCTCCCGGAGCGATGCCCATGGACGTCCCGAGGATCCCCGACATCCCACGGTTCGACAGGAAGTTCTTCGACGGGAAGGAGCGGTTCACCCGGATCGGGTCCGGCAAGGTCGGGGGAAAAGGCGCCGGGCTTCTCCGGATCCACGAGCTCCTCCTGTCCCGCCTGGAGCCGGACGCGTTCCCCTCGTTCTCGGTCGGCATCCCGACCCTCACGGTCGTCGCAACGGACATGTTCGAAGCGTTCATGGAACGCAACCGGCTCCACGAGGTGGCGTACTCGGACCTGCCCGACGATCGGATCGCGAGCGCTTTCCGGAAGGCGGAGCTTCCCACGGAGCTGCTCGGGGACCTGCGCGGCCTGATCGAGAAGGTGCACCAGCCTCTGGCGGTCAGGTCGTCGAGCCTTCTCGAGGACGCCCTGTACCGGCCGTTCGCGGGGATCTACCAGACGAAGATGATCCCCAACAACCAGCTCGACGCGGACTCCCGCTTCCGGAGGCTGACGGAGGCGATCAAGTTCGTGTACGCGTCCACGTTCTCGAAGAGCGCGAAGAACTACGTGAGCATGACCGATCGGGGGATCGAGGACGAGAGGATGGCCGTGCTGATCCAGGAGGTCGTCGG
The genomic region above belongs to Terriglobia bacterium and contains:
- a CDS encoding Glu/Leu/Phe/Val dehydrogenase, yielding MKNKGFNAFEMAQTQFDKVADLLRLDTGTRDLLRYPLREYHFAIPVRMDDGTIKVFRGFRVQHNDARGPAKGGIRFHPQETIDTVRALAMWMTWKCSVVDIPLGGGKGGVICDPHNLSQREQEQICRGWVRQVARDVGPFRDVPAPDVMTSGQHMLWMLDEFETIHGGKYPGFITGKPVGLGGSLGRTEATGYGVVFAVREALKELGVHPKDTIASVQGFGNVAQYAIQLYHQMGGKVICVSCWDQGDQKSYSFRKRDGVDLDTLLGITDRFGGIDKAKARALGYEVLPGEAWLDQEVDILMPNAIENQITGENVNSIHKRVKLIAEGANGPTTPEADAVIKERGIFMIPDFLANAGGVTCSYFEQVQCNMNYFWEKDEVLGKLDVKMTSAYVVVSELARKQRMYMRDAAYVTSVSRVAQACRERGWV
- a CDS encoding LTA synthase family protein, with the protein product EAGPPASRSRGPRAAGAIAAAVVLHALAARGSLGIKPLGLIDTDISPHLFVNQMTLNGPYALKQAIRLRWRESRRRDLVSDLGYRGEEPRAFSDYLGRKVPLDRPDAWRDALTSRTPRNPRLEAHPPHVVLVVMESFGSFLIRYQSSSFDILGAMAGHLDDGILFPHFLPGDNGTIGSLSCLVANVPARPGTPYFVDSRDLGVAFATGAGLPFREAGYDTTFVYGGRTSWRYLDRFVGAQGFDHVEGSREIRAAVAPGARGIETYWGVYDEYLFRYLSAKLASATRPQFIVALTTTNHPPYDVPPDAATVALAVPEEIRKRRVGNPDLMMARFRSYRYACDHLGHWLSEVEAAPWGASTIVAVTGDHNVGGLVTFSERELLDWRGVPLFLHIPPGYLPDPPIDRTVFGSHSDVMPTLYHLALSGRPYVAVGADLLDASRPHVAMNASGLALSAEGGVLSDASGTRGFRWSEAARDRLEPAPMDGRIEAIERFHRAAEVVAEYVIRAHETAGAGKPHPPPP